A single region of the Solwaraspora sp. WMMD406 genome encodes:
- a CDS encoding S8 family serine peptidase gives MSRSRRWLSGAALVLSLLLAGPATTASARPSGDTDYTGTIAADPLRKVDAQVLQPVTGGAEVSFFVELADPGTLDTRELDRVEQQASQRAGGPDGASDGGRAGRVARTTWVYEQKVTHAAQTQRGLRQLLRERGATFTPYWIANVIEVTGDLTLVTELAARPEVARIVPVGRTALGDPVAAASDGTRDGTGQGEVPWNLSQIGADRIWQEYGSRGEGVVVGSIDSGVQHDHPALARQYRGAAGRTVDHTYNWFDPTGICPPGVPCDNYGHGTHTVGTVLGDDGNGTVTGVAPAATWIAAKGCEYDYCTDPSLLAAGQWMVAPTDRDGENPRPDLAPDIINNSWGTDDRTETYYDQIVATWLAAGIFPVFSIGNSGENGCDTAGYPGISAAAYGVGAVDSDGAIGYFSSRGPGPDGAVRPDITAPGVDIWSAHPGGQYRSASGTSMAAPHVSGAVALAWSAVPHLRRDVATTRELLARTAPDVADLTCGGTPEKNNVYGEGHLDAYAMVTAAATGDDGIVRLGRLPAGEYPLTVSFFAQRTQRQTITVPADGQVSTTVDISEPAPWHPVSGTVVDPDGHPVAQARVTLAGESFPGFVTASDGRYSGMLPEADYDVVVDAGRWLAPRTVGLTVDGERTLDVTLEAKTDRHGYAVGVTEAAWTTGGNVLALTGDTASRTVPLPWPVTFYGQTYSEITVHADGYLTFGADPGAGAGAGAGADTDASAAVFAFADDLVLDHRSTVRTVRTGDNPDRGFVISWLRAGVKDSPGTRIDAQVVLGENGTVTVRHRNLDPTSAAGTGGGATVGIQSPYGRDSLAYSVDEPVLDETTAVTFRVPGHGLLRGTVRDDNDRQPLAGATVTVHPSSGPPLTTRADADGFYQLQVPAGEVVVTASMTGYGGPAALVPVGDSRMHRYDIGLLAPLLIGNKAAVSVTARAGGVRTPTVTLTNHGGVSANWTAREIDSPTPPESVPGKVLSTFPLPDMNRAYGIGYRDGELLISNSYFWGQMMRYGTDGQLRESGVVQPMTGWPSDLTYLADRDLMCGPSLSFTGELPIVCFDPDTFEVRETLTGEWAGGYYYGLTYRSSDDTFYLAGNGAIRRLAGFGHDEPGAVLGQCTPAVPWMSGLALNQEQDVLWGINNDHTGEAIWAMDPDSCEILGSIPDPDPDPISGAGLSLDDNGDLWVLGQAATQFYQATAYHVDASLPAYRDVAWLSVAEPSGVVTAGGKGTVHLTIDTAGLAPGKHTATLLIVNDSPKMPAVPVTVTVTVT, from the coding sequence ATGTCCAGATCGCGACGCTGGCTGTCCGGCGCAGCGCTGGTCCTGAGCCTGCTGCTCGCTGGGCCGGCCACCACGGCCAGCGCCCGGCCCAGCGGCGACACCGACTACACCGGTACGATCGCCGCCGATCCGTTGCGCAAAGTGGACGCCCAGGTGCTCCAGCCGGTGACCGGCGGTGCCGAGGTGTCGTTCTTCGTCGAGCTGGCCGACCCGGGCACGCTCGACACCAGGGAACTGGACCGGGTCGAACAGCAGGCCAGTCAGCGGGCGGGCGGGCCGGACGGCGCCAGCGACGGCGGCCGGGCCGGTCGGGTGGCGCGCACCACCTGGGTCTACGAACAGAAGGTCACCCACGCCGCGCAGACCCAACGTGGGCTACGCCAACTGCTGCGTGAGCGGGGCGCGACGTTCACGCCGTACTGGATCGCCAACGTGATCGAGGTGACCGGCGACCTGACGCTGGTCACCGAGCTGGCCGCCCGCCCCGAGGTGGCCCGGATCGTCCCAGTGGGCCGGACCGCGTTGGGCGATCCGGTGGCCGCCGCCAGCGACGGCACCCGCGACGGGACCGGGCAGGGCGAGGTGCCGTGGAACCTCAGCCAGATCGGTGCCGACCGGATCTGGCAGGAGTACGGCAGCCGGGGCGAGGGCGTCGTGGTCGGCAGCATCGACAGCGGTGTGCAGCACGACCACCCGGCCCTGGCCCGGCAGTACCGGGGCGCGGCGGGCCGCACGGTCGACCACACCTACAACTGGTTCGATCCGACCGGGATCTGCCCGCCCGGCGTGCCGTGCGACAACTACGGCCACGGTACGCACACCGTCGGCACCGTCCTCGGCGACGACGGCAACGGCACCGTGACCGGGGTGGCACCGGCCGCCACCTGGATCGCGGCCAAGGGCTGCGAGTATGACTACTGCACCGACCCGTCGCTGCTGGCGGCGGGCCAGTGGATGGTCGCGCCGACCGACCGGGACGGCGAGAATCCCCGGCCGGACCTGGCACCGGACATCATCAACAACTCGTGGGGCACCGACGACCGTACCGAGACCTACTACGACCAGATCGTCGCCACCTGGCTGGCCGCCGGCATCTTCCCGGTCTTCTCGATCGGCAACAGCGGCGAGAACGGCTGCGACACCGCCGGCTATCCGGGGATCAGCGCGGCGGCGTACGGCGTCGGCGCGGTCGACAGCGACGGTGCCATCGGCTACTTCTCCAGCCGTGGCCCCGGCCCGGACGGCGCGGTCCGACCGGACATCACCGCGCCCGGCGTGGATATCTGGTCCGCCCACCCGGGTGGGCAGTACCGCAGCGCGAGCGGCACGTCGATGGCCGCCCCGCACGTCTCCGGTGCGGTGGCGCTGGCCTGGTCGGCGGTGCCGCACCTGCGCCGGGACGTGGCCACCACCCGGGAACTGCTGGCCCGGACCGCGCCGGACGTGGCGGACCTGACCTGCGGCGGTACGCCGGAGAAGAACAACGTGTACGGCGAGGGTCATCTCGACGCGTACGCGATGGTGACCGCAGCGGCCACCGGTGACGACGGCATCGTGCGGCTCGGTCGGCTGCCGGCCGGTGAGTACCCGCTGACGGTGAGCTTCTTCGCCCAGCGCACCCAGCGACAGACCATCACCGTACCGGCCGACGGCCAGGTCAGCACTACTGTGGACATATCCGAGCCGGCACCGTGGCATCCGGTCTCCGGCACGGTCGTCGATCCGGACGGACACCCGGTCGCACAGGCCCGGGTCACCCTGGCCGGGGAGAGCTTTCCCGGTTTCGTCACCGCATCGGACGGGCGCTACAGCGGCATGCTGCCCGAGGCGGACTACGACGTCGTGGTCGACGCCGGACGCTGGCTGGCACCACGCACGGTCGGGCTCACCGTCGACGGCGAGCGCACCCTGGACGTCACGCTGGAGGCCAAAACCGACCGGCACGGGTACGCCGTCGGCGTCACCGAAGCGGCCTGGACGACCGGCGGCAACGTGCTCGCCCTGACCGGGGACACCGCCAGCCGGACCGTGCCGCTGCCCTGGCCGGTCACCTTCTACGGGCAGACCTACAGTGAGATCACCGTGCACGCCGACGGCTACCTGACCTTCGGCGCTGACCCCGGCGCGGGTGCCGGCGCGGGTGCGGGTGCCGACACGGATGCCAGCGCGGCGGTCTTCGCCTTCGCCGACGACCTGGTGCTGGACCACCGGTCGACGGTGCGAACCGTACGGACCGGCGACAACCCGGACCGGGGTTTCGTGATCAGCTGGCTGCGGGCCGGGGTGAAGGACTCCCCCGGCACCCGGATCGACGCCCAGGTCGTGCTCGGCGAGAACGGCACCGTCACTGTGCGGCACCGCAACCTCGATCCGACGAGCGCGGCGGGCACCGGTGGCGGGGCCACCGTCGGCATCCAGAGTCCGTACGGCCGGGACTCGCTGGCGTACTCGGTGGACGAACCGGTGCTCGACGAGACGACCGCGGTGACGTTCCGGGTGCCCGGTCACGGGCTGTTGCGCGGCACCGTCCGCGACGACAACGACCGGCAGCCGTTGGCGGGGGCGACCGTGACCGTCCACCCCTCCTCCGGGCCGCCGCTCACCACGCGGGCCGACGCGGACGGCTTCTACCAGCTGCAGGTCCCGGCCGGCGAGGTCGTGGTGACGGCCAGCATGACCGGGTACGGCGGGCCGGCGGCGCTGGTGCCGGTCGGCGACAGCCGGATGCACCGGTACGACATCGGGCTGCTCGCCCCGCTGCTGATCGGAAACAAGGCCGCTGTCTCGGTGACGGCGCGGGCCGGCGGGGTGCGTACCCCGACGGTCACCCTGACCAATCACGGCGGCGTGTCGGCGAACTGGACGGCACGGGAGATCGACTCGCCGACGCCACCGGAATCGGTGCCGGGCAAGGTGCTGTCGACGTTTCCGCTGCCGGACATGAACCGGGCGTACGGAATTGGCTACCGCGACGGCGAGCTGCTCATTTCCAACAGCTACTTCTGGGGTCAGATGATGCGGTACGGCACCGACGGGCAACTGCGCGAGAGCGGAGTCGTGCAGCCGATGACCGGCTGGCCGTCGGATCTGACGTACCTGGCCGACCGGGACCTGATGTGTGGGCCGAGCCTGTCGTTCACCGGTGAACTGCCGATCGTCTGCTTCGACCCGGACACGTTCGAGGTACGCGAGACGCTGACCGGCGAATGGGCGGGTGGCTACTACTACGGCCTGACCTACCGTAGCTCCGACGACACGTTCTACCTGGCCGGTAACGGTGCGATCCGCCGGCTGGCCGGCTTCGGCCACGACGAGCCGGGAGCGGTGCTCGGCCAGTGCACTCCGGCGGTGCCGTGGATGAGCGGGCTGGCCCTCAACCAGGAGCAAGACGTGCTGTGGGGCATCAACAACGACCACACCGGCGAGGCGATCTGGGCGATGGATCCGGACAGCTGCGAGATCCTCGGCTCGATCCCGGACCCGGACCCGGATCCGATCAGCGGGGCCGGCCTGAGTCTGGACGACAACGGCGATCTCTGGGTGCTGGGTCAGGCCGCGACGCAGTTCTACCAAGCGACGGCGTACCACGTGGATGCCAGCCTGCCGGCCTACCGCGACGTCGCCTGGCTGTCGGTGGCCGAACCGTCCGGTGTGGTCACCGCCGGCGGCAAGGGTACGGTCCATCTCACCATCGACACCGCCGGTCTGGCACCCGGCAAGCACACGGCCACCCTGCTGATCGTCAATGACAGTCCGAAAATGCCGGCCGTCCCGGTCACGGTGACCGTCACGGTCACCTGA
- the mmsB gene encoding multiple monosaccharide ABC transporter permease, which yields MNAARINIRESGIYIAFGLIVALFAVLTDGALLQPQNISNIIVQNSYVLILAIGMILIIIAGHIDLSVGSVVGVTGAIAAVLMVEHDVPWPLALLITVIAGAAIGAWQGFWIAYFGIPAFIVTLAGMLLFRALTLTVLGNQGIGPFPDPVRTLANGFTEGYLGNIGLGPLGGADLTSLLIGLFAVGGIAVSQWRARAARLGYGQPVEPLPLFLLKILGASAVVLFVVVQLARFKNLPWVLVLLALLVLGYSLLTKRAVIGRQIYAIGGNLQAAVLSGVKARSVVFWIFVNMGVLASVAGIIFAGRLNLAGPTAGTTFELDAIAAAFIGGAAVQGGVGKVVGAVTGGLIMGVINNGMSLIGASSENVMLVKGAVLLAAVAFDVWTKRRAGASAR from the coding sequence GTGAACGCCGCCCGCATCAACATCCGTGAGAGCGGCATCTACATCGCGTTCGGGCTGATCGTCGCGCTGTTCGCGGTGTTGACCGACGGCGCGCTGCTGCAGCCGCAGAACATCTCGAACATCATCGTGCAGAACTCGTACGTCCTGATCCTGGCGATCGGGATGATCCTGATCATCATCGCCGGGCACATCGACCTGTCGGTCGGCTCGGTCGTCGGGGTGACCGGGGCGATCGCCGCCGTACTGATGGTCGAGCACGACGTGCCCTGGCCGTTGGCGCTGCTGATCACCGTCATCGCCGGCGCCGCGATCGGTGCCTGGCAGGGCTTCTGGATCGCGTACTTCGGCATCCCGGCGTTCATCGTCACCCTCGCCGGCATGCTGCTGTTCCGGGCACTGACCCTGACGGTGCTCGGCAACCAGGGCATCGGGCCGTTCCCGGACCCGGTCCGGACCCTGGCCAACGGCTTCACCGAGGGCTACCTGGGCAACATCGGGCTCGGTCCGCTCGGCGGCGCGGACCTGACCAGCCTGTTGATCGGCCTGTTCGCCGTCGGCGGGATCGCGGTCAGCCAGTGGCGGGCGCGGGCCGCCCGACTGGGCTACGGCCAGCCGGTCGAACCGTTGCCGCTGTTCCTACTGAAGATCCTCGGTGCGTCGGCGGTGGTGCTCTTCGTCGTCGTGCAACTGGCCCGGTTCAAGAACCTGCCCTGGGTGCTGGTGCTGTTGGCGCTGCTGGTGCTCGGCTACTCGCTGCTGACCAAGCGGGCCGTCATCGGCCGGCAGATCTACGCCATCGGCGGCAACCTGCAGGCCGCTGTGCTGTCCGGGGTGAAGGCCCGGTCGGTGGTCTTCTGGATCTTCGTCAACATGGGCGTGCTGGCCTCGGTCGCCGGGATCATCTTCGCCGGCCGGCTCAACCTGGCCGGGCCGACCGCCGGTACCACCTTCGAGCTGGACGCGATCGCTGCCGCGTTCATCGGCGGCGCCGCCGTGCAGGGCGGGGTCGGCAAGGTCGTCGGCGCGGTCACCGGGGGCCTGATCATGGGCGTGATCAACAACGGCATGTCGCTGATCGGCGCGTCCAGCGAGAACGTCATGCTGGTCAAGGGCGCGGTGCTGCTCGCCGCGGTGGCCTTCGACGTGTGGACCAAGCGTCGGGCCGGGGCCAGCGCCCGCTGA